The stretch of DNA GATGAGGAGCAGACAGATGAGGATGAGGGTGAAGTTGACGAAGAGCTCCTGCAGGTTCCTCTTGGCCTGCGGAGTCACCTCGATTTGGGACGCGCGGCGGATGGCCGACTTGGTGATGTGCTGGACGCGCTCCATGGCGATGCTT from Entelurus aequoreus isolate RoL-2023_Sb linkage group LG01, RoL_Eaeq_v1.1, whole genome shotgun sequence encodes:
- the pln gene encoding cardiac phospholamban; translated protein: MERVQHITKSAIRRASQIEVTPQAKRNLQELFVNFTLILICLLLIYIIVLLSS